A part of Drosophila ananassae strain 14024-0371.13 chromosome 2R, ASM1763931v2, whole genome shotgun sequence genomic DNA contains:
- the LOC6493848 gene encoding uncharacterized protein LOC6493848 has protein sequence MQSLAAINLFLYNSLVCYLVTHIKRTIETSNVDFSFWQLVPIASYILASPQAVDETRKINEVPWKINFYLNFLLLLPAMIQRRHFKLLVGAILICNIYVFERLVVFFGYLLWVLWRSDMNSTHYATLAFCGVFMNAVHLAAISGTLKWQSRCLWKECLSQMQTPVPKVPKKFRKAKTIKIIGDGAVL, from the exons ATGCAATCCCTCGCAGCTATcaacttatttttatacaacagCCTGGTGTGCTACCTGGTCACGCATATCAAGCGCACCATTGAGA CTTCTAACGTCGATTTTAGTTTCTGGCAGCTCGTACCCATCGCTAGCTACATTTTGGCTAGCCCACAGGCCGTCGACGAAACACGGAAGATCAATGAAGTTCCGTGGAAGATCAACTTCTATTTGAactttttgttgctgcttccAGCAATGATTCAG CGCCGCCATTTCAAGCTTCTAGTGGGCGCGATCCTCATTTGCAACATTTACGTCTTCGAGCGCTTGGTGGTGTTCTTTGGGTACCTCTTGTGGGTCCTGTGGAGAAGTGATATGAACTCGACCCACTACGCCACTCTGGCCTTCTGCGGTGTGTTTATGAACGCAGTGCACTTGGCGGCGATCAGCGGCACCCTAAAATGGCAGTCGAGGTGCCTGTGGAAGGAGTGCCTATCGCAGATGCAGACGCCGGTTCCCAAAGTTCCAAAGAAATTTCGAAAGGCGAAGACCATCAAAATTATTGGCGATGGAGCCGTTCTTTGA